CTTCAATGCGCCCATAATCGACGATGTGGCCCGTGGCGCCCTCCGACCAGGCCACGACGATCCAGTGAATGAGGTACTTGCCGAGGTCCACGGCGGCAGTGATGAATTTCGTCTCGGGTGGGGCGATGCCCTTGGGCAGGGCGATCATCCGCGCCGCCAGTTCCGTGGCCTCCAGCGCCGTCTCGGACCACTTGGATGGCGCCACGGGCACGCACCATACGAACTGGCGCATCTCCCGGTCGGCGTTGTCCTCGTCGGGGGCATGCGCCGCACGCCATTCGTCGGCGGCAAAGTCCCCCGCGGTCAGGAAGAGGTTATTCACCGCCGACCAGCGGAAGCCCAGCGTATCGGTCTGCGGCGGCAGCCCTTCAACTTCCCCCTCGCCGTCGATGGACTGTCCCGCGTGGAGCAGACGCCCGCTGTGATTGGCGTTCTCCCGGTCCACATCGCTCCAGACCTGGCCGCAGTTGGGGCAGGAGAATGCCCCCACGCGTCGGGCTTCGGCCTGGCCAATGGCGCCCTGCCAGCCGGTGAGATGCTCACGCTCGGGCGATACCCAGGCGGGGCAGTACGGACAGGGCAACCCGATGCGGCTCTGGGTGCCGCTCTTGTATTCCTGCCAGGTGCGGCCCTGCTCGGTCGAGACCGTGCACTCCATGTAGATGCGTTTTCGATTGCCATAGGCCCGTGTGCGGGCCTCCAGTTGGGTGATCTTGTCCGACTCGCGGCTGGATGCCGCGGCCTGGTCCATGCCATCGGTTTCGGTGATAACCACGACGCGCGAGGTAAAACCCGCGCGGCTCTTGTCGCCGCCGCCACCCGACATGAATTTCAGCGTCGCGCCGTTGGCGAACTGGAGGGATTCCACGCGGCCGCCGCGGCTTCCGCCGCCACGACGGGGGAGCAGTTCACGATAACGCGAACGCTCGATGGCCGGCAGGATGTCCTCGCGCCATTTGTCACCCGCCATGTCCATGTCGGGCAGTCCGCAGATCACCGTCTCCTGCAATTCGAACAGGTGAAAGAGCAGCGGAATCACGAAGCAGGAGAGCGTCTTTCCCGATTGCGTGGGCCCTGTTGCCACGCAGCGTGACCATTGGCCGGAGTCCACGGCGTCGAACCAA
This Phycisphaerae bacterium DNA region includes the following protein-coding sequences:
- a CDS encoding phage terminase large subunit family protein, with the translated sequence MHPTLDDLKSFLAQARPRPLRSMRAFAEAEIIIPDGPFAGRRFRCSRQPYTGLWFDAVDSGQWSRCVATGPTQSGKTLSCFVIPLLFHLFELQETVICGLPDMDMAGDKWREDILPAIERSRYRELLPRRGGGSRGGRVESLQFANGATLKFMSGGGGDKSRAGFTSRVVVITETDGMDQAAASSRESDKITQLEARTRAYGNRKRIYMECTVSTEQGRTWQEYKSGTQSRIGLPCPYCPAWVSPEREHLTGWQGAIGQAEARRVGAFSCPNCGQVWSDVDRENANHSGRLLHAGQSIDGEGEVEGLPPQTDTLGFRWSAVNNLFLTAGDFAADEWRAAHAPDEDNADREMRQFVWCVPVAPSKWSETALEATELAARMIALPKGIAPPETKFITAAVDLGKYLIHWIVVAWSEGATGHIVDYGRIEVASEDVGVEQGVMLALREFHDMATTGWPVGHAEGKTMVPQQVWIDAGYQGPVVYAFCRQVGDRFRPAVGRGAAQQYRQWYNRPTSTGNVVKVLGEGYHANLLTAEGLLLVEVDADQWKSWVHARLSTPIDRPGAMTLYRGTPKDHIALAKHLTAETKTEQFVAGKGVVAKWERLRRQNHWFDALYNACAAAHACGARLVEPDVERRSEPEDYIEVGSVFGPTITERISQAYDRFTDILHRNRQ